A genomic segment from [Flavobacterium] thermophilum encodes:
- the amt gene encoding Ammonia transporter — translation MDEKTLTLGLDALWVMLSAVLVIGMQAGFALLEAGSTRMKNSGHVAGKQILSFAIASLAFWAFGFAITFGAGNSFIGTEGWFLKEGKGTFDSLSWANVPLELKFLFQLGFAGVSLAIAWGGFAERAKLSVYFLFGTIFTIAIYPVIGHWVWGGGWLGQLGMQDFAGSTVVHLQGAIAALIATVLLGPRIGKFNKDKTPNVIPGHNQVYTVIGGLILWIGWFGFNAGSTMAVGDGFFGYVALTTNLAAAAGAVAAILTAKILVGKADIPAMVNGVLAALVAITAACAFVEPWAAVIIGAVAGSFTFWTSIYFERKGIDDPIYAFSVHGIAGIIGTISTGFFASPRLVEITGIGKAGLFYGGGFDQLIVQTVGVLGAAVYVAAVSFIILYAMKKTIGLRVTAEQEISGLDISEHGSYGYPEQLDPAYQPKTAAQQ, via the coding sequence ATGGATGAAAAAACGTTGACGCTTGGGCTGGATGCCCTCTGGGTCATGCTTTCGGCGGTGCTCGTCATCGGCATGCAGGCAGGGTTTGCTTTGCTTGAGGCCGGATCAACGCGCATGAAAAACTCCGGACATGTGGCTGGCAAACAAATTTTAAGCTTTGCCATCGCCTCATTGGCGTTTTGGGCGTTCGGCTTTGCGATTACGTTTGGGGCTGGGAATAGCTTCATCGGGACGGAAGGATGGTTTTTAAAAGAAGGAAAAGGAACGTTTGACTCGTTGTCGTGGGCGAATGTGCCGCTCGAGCTGAAATTTTTATTCCAGCTCGGCTTTGCCGGCGTGTCGCTGGCCATCGCTTGGGGCGGCTTCGCTGAGCGGGCGAAGTTGTCTGTTTATTTTCTTTTTGGCACGATTTTTACGATCGCCATTTACCCGGTGATCGGCCATTGGGTGTGGGGCGGCGGCTGGCTCGGGCAACTCGGGATGCAAGATTTCGCTGGTTCAACCGTTGTCCACTTGCAAGGCGCGATTGCGGCGCTCATCGCCACGGTCTTGCTTGGCCCGCGCATCGGCAAGTTCAATAAAGACAAGACGCCAAACGTCATTCCGGGGCATAACCAAGTGTATACAGTCATTGGCGGATTGATTTTATGGATCGGCTGGTTTGGATTTAACGCGGGCAGCACGATGGCGGTTGGCGACGGATTTTTCGGCTATGTGGCCTTGACGACGAACTTGGCTGCTGCGGCGGGGGCGGTTGCTGCGATCTTGACGGCGAAAATTTTGGTCGGCAAAGCGGACATTCCGGCGATGGTCAACGGTGTGTTGGCGGCATTGGTTGCCATTACAGCGGCGTGCGCGTTCGTTGAACCGTGGGCGGCGGTCATCATCGGGGCAGTGGCGGGATCGTTCACGTTCTGGACGTCCATCTACTTCGAACGCAAAGGGATTGATGATCCAATTTACGCCTTTTCCGTCCACGGCATTGCCGGCATTATCGGCACGATTTCAACTGGGTTTTTCGCTTCGCCGCGTTTAGTCGAGATCACGGGCATCGGGAAGGCCGGACTGTTTTACGGCGGCGGATTTGATCAGCTGATTGTGCAAACGGTCGGGGTGCTCGGCGCTGCGGTGTATGTCGCTGCCGTTTCGTTTATCATCTTATATGCCATGAAGAAAACGATCGGACTGCGTGTGACGGCGGAACAAGAAATTTCAGGTCTTGATATTAGCGAGCACGGCTCTTATGGCTATCCGGAACAGCTCGATCCCGCGTATCAGCCGAAGACAGCTGCCCAGCAATAG
- a CDS encoding Predicted signal-transduction protein containing cAMP-binding and CBS domains, producing MAEKVAERLSAAESAAELRFCHDELARELRRCLTLEQMEQLASDIVCVHEAILRRAFFLAERETMKQSVGIRPPAWCWYVMGSIGRREPTIWTDQDHGVLFDCPEEVEADCYEFIRHMAAIGVDMLHEAGYPYCSGYVMATNKRWAQSVRGWEQQLSSYFESGWPNDIRFLLIAMDMRPLYGDAELAEAGRRTLFAEIADRPPLLARMGEHVQFPPVPLGWLGNVQTERWGPHSGAVHMKQSGYVQLANALKWLACFARVPAADTAERRRALEAAGVLTAPLSTAVGEALSVYYSIRLKYSTEARDGREYVLWRTLERTEQKQLKQAMRTAKRLQRFVARQVARIHA from the coding sequence TTGGCGGAAAAGGTGGCCGAACGGCTAAGTGCAGCCGAGTCGGCCGCCGAACTTCGTTTTTGTCATGATGAACTGGCGCGTGAACTGCGGCGCTGTTTGACGCTTGAACAAATGGAGCAGCTTGCAAGCGACATCGTTTGTGTGCATGAAGCCATCCTTCGCCGCGCGTTTTTCCTTGCGGAGCGGGAGACGATGAAACAGTCGGTCGGCATTCGTCCCCCGGCGTGGTGCTGGTATGTGATGGGAAGCATCGGCCGGCGTGAGCCGACGATCTGGACGGATCAGGATCACGGCGTTTTATTCGACTGTCCCGAGGAAGTGGAGGCGGATTGTTATGAATTCATCCGCCATATGGCGGCGATTGGGGTGGACATGTTGCATGAGGCTGGGTATCCGTACTGCTCCGGTTACGTGATGGCGACGAACAAGCGGTGGGCGCAGTCGGTCCGCGGTTGGGAGCAACAACTTTCTTCCTATTTCGAAAGCGGGTGGCCGAACGACATTCGTTTTTTGTTGATCGCGATGGATATGCGGCCGCTTTATGGAGACGCCGAACTGGCCGAGGCGGGGAGGCGGACGCTGTTTGCCGAGATCGCTGACCGGCCGCCGCTGTTGGCGCGTATGGGGGAGCACGTTCAATTCCCTCCGGTTCCGCTCGGTTGGCTGGGCAACGTGCAAACGGAGCGATGGGGGCCGCACAGTGGGGCCGTTCATATGAAACAAAGCGGCTACGTGCAACTCGCCAACGCCTTAAAATGGTTAGCCTGTTTTGCGCGAGTCCCAGCGGCGGACACGGCAGAGCGGCGGCGGGCGCTTGAGGCGGCGGGCGTATTGACGGCACCGCTTTCCACCGCCGTTGGCGAGGCGCTGTCTGTTTACTATTCGATTCGTCTCAAGTACAGCACCGAGGCGAGGGATGGTCGTGAATATGTGTTATGGCGGACGCTTGAGCGGACAGAGCAAAAGCAGCTGAAGCAAGCGATGCGCACCGCAAAACGGTTGCAGCGCTTTGTCGCCCGGCAGGTGGCTCGCATTCATGCATGA
- the polC_2 gene encoding DNA polymerase III polC-type: protein MHERHRFWQRALRLLSLGIPREASSALFGNDHSLQQEMWLRSLQKEKQHIINWHDRLTDIPFVIIDMETTGFSPEQGDEILAMAAAKTVGGAVTDMYMTLVKPEKPIPQHISALTGIEAKDVVFAPPLAEALRTFVPFIATGVLVGYHIGHDLAFLRHALWRHYRQKWSGRFLDLQPMMTLIGHSCPTFDDALACYGIRCPRRHTADGDVEAMVKLWAILLGELHELGIETLHDLYAALSRH, encoded by the coding sequence ATGCATGAGCGGCACCGTTTTTGGCAGCGGGCGCTCCGCTTGTTGTCGCTTGGCATCCCTCGTGAAGCATCATCCGCCCTATTCGGCAACGATCATTCGCTGCAGCAGGAAATGTGGCTGCGCTCGCTGCAAAAGGAAAAACAGCACATCATCAATTGGCATGACCGTTTGACTGACATCCCGTTTGTCATCATCGATATGGAAACGACCGGCTTTTCCCCGGAGCAAGGCGATGAAATTTTGGCCATGGCGGCAGCGAAAACGGTCGGAGGAGCCGTGACCGATATGTACATGACGCTCGTCAAGCCGGAAAAGCCGATCCCGCAACACATCTCCGCCTTGACCGGCATTGAGGCGAAGGATGTGGTGTTCGCTCCGCCGCTTGCCGAGGCGCTGCGCACGTTTGTGCCGTTTATTGCCACAGGCGTTTTAGTCGGCTATCATATCGGCCATGATTTGGCGTTTTTGCGCCATGCCCTTTGGCGCCATTATCGGCAAAAATGGAGCGGACGATTTCTTGACTTGCAGCCGATGATGACGCTGATCGGCCATTCGTGCCCGACGTTTGACGATGCGTTAGCTTGTTACGGCATCCGTTGCCCGCGCCGCCATACGGCGGATGGCGATGTAGAAGCCATGGTGAAGCTATGGGCGATCTTGCTCGGCGAACTGCATGAGCTCGGCATCGAAACATTGCACGACTTGTATGCCGCGCTCAGCCGTCATTGA
- the yfiY gene encoding Probable siderophore-binding lipoprotein yfiY precursor: protein MKSRHLTLLSAFILSLLLLAGCGGKQEETAEPAENKEPKSEGSYTVEHAMETTEIKGTPKRVVILTNEGTEALLALGVKPVGAVKSWTGDPWYDHIKDQMDGVKELGLESEPNVEAIAALKPDLIIGNKMRHEKIYEQLKQIAPTVFAETLRGNWKDNFMLYAKAVNKEEKGKQVIAEYDKRIEDLKAKLGDKLKMKVSIVRFMAGDVRIYHKDSFSGVILDQLGFARPESQNVNDFAETGVTKERIPAMDGDILFYFTYETGDGKASEIEKEWINDPLFQNLNVAKQGKVYKVSDTIWNTAGGVLAAHLMLDDIEKYFLQGQ, encoded by the coding sequence GTGAAATCACGACATCTCACCCTTCTTTCCGCCTTCATCCTTTCTCTCCTTCTTCTTGCCGGCTGCGGCGGAAAACAGGAAGAAACGGCCGAGCCGGCGGAAAACAAGGAACCGAAATCTGAAGGAAGCTATACGGTCGAACACGCCATGGAAACAACAGAAATCAAAGGGACGCCAAAACGGGTCGTCATTTTAACGAACGAAGGAACGGAAGCGCTGCTCGCGCTAGGCGTGAAGCCGGTCGGCGCGGTCAAATCGTGGACGGGCGATCCGTGGTACGACCACATTAAAGACCAAATGGATGGCGTCAAAGAGCTCGGTCTCGAATCGGAGCCAAACGTGGAAGCGATCGCCGCGTTAAAACCAGACTTAATCATCGGAAACAAAATGCGCCATGAAAAAATTTACGAGCAACTGAAACAAATCGCTCCGACTGTGTTTGCGGAAACGCTGCGCGGCAACTGGAAAGACAACTTCATGCTCTATGCGAAAGCCGTGAACAAAGAAGAGAAAGGAAAGCAAGTCATCGCTGAATACGACAAGCGCATCGAAGACTTAAAAGCGAAACTTGGCGATAAACTGAAGATGAAAGTATCGATCGTCCGCTTTATGGCCGGCGACGTGCGCATTTACCATAAAGACTCGTTCTCCGGCGTCATTTTAGACCAACTCGGCTTCGCCCGCCCGGAATCGCAAAACGTAAACGACTTTGCGGAAACCGGCGTGACGAAAGAACGCATCCCAGCCATGGATGGCGATATCTTGTTCTACTTTACATATGAAACCGGCGACGGCAAAGCAAGCGAAATCGAAAAAGAATGGATCAACGACCCGCTCTTTCAAAACTTAAATGTCGCGAAACAAGGCAAAGTGTACAAAGTGAGCGACACGATTTGGAACACGGCTGGCGGAGTACTTGCGGCCCACTTGATGTTGGATGATATTGAAAAATATTTTCTGCAAGGCCAGTAA
- the yusV_2 gene encoding Probable siderophore transport system ATP-binding protein YusV, whose amino-acid sequence MLDGKEIAKQPTKEIARRLAILPQSPVAPEGLTVLQLVKQGRYPYQTWLKQWSDEDERAVARALSATGLTELAERPVDSLSGGQRQRAWIAMTLAQETDIILLDEPTTYLDLAHQIDILDLLFELNATEQRTIVMVLHDLNLACRYAHHLVAIRNKTVYAEGKPEDVISRQLVKDVFQMDCQITYDPLFGTPLCIPYGKGRRILQKEGVS is encoded by the coding sequence TTGCTTGATGGAAAAGAGATTGCCAAGCAGCCGACCAAGGAAATCGCCCGCCGTTTGGCCATTTTGCCGCAGTCGCCTGTGGCTCCGGAAGGATTGACGGTCCTTCAGCTCGTCAAGCAAGGGCGTTACCCATATCAAACGTGGCTCAAGCAATGGAGCGACGAAGATGAGCGCGCCGTTGCGCGCGCTTTGTCAGCAACAGGACTGACAGAGCTTGCCGAGCGGCCGGTTGATTCGCTGTCCGGCGGCCAGCGCCAGCGCGCATGGATTGCCATGACGCTGGCGCAAGAAACGGACATCATCTTGCTTGACGAGCCGACCACTTACTTAGATTTGGCGCATCAAATTGATATTTTGGATTTATTGTTCGAACTCAATGCAACAGAACAGCGGACGATCGTCATGGTGCTTCACGATTTAAATTTGGCGTGCCGCTATGCGCATCATCTCGTCGCCATTCGCAACAAAACGGTGTACGCCGAAGGGAAGCCGGAGGATGTCATTTCCCGCCAGCTCGTGAAAGATGTGTTCCAAATGGACTGTCAAATTACGTACGATCCGCTCTTTGGCACTCCGCTTTGCATTCCGTACGGCAAAGGGCGGCGCATCCTACAGAAAGAAGGCGTATCGTGA
- a CDS encoding Uncharacterized Fe-S protein → MRLSEEEVKALETYRFSSEAADVSSSMLLARLLNDDGQLAKYVAHVRAEMGAANDAVAASMLVKRLSFLAPMALYAMSVWNKRLVLDPERIWLDTDGEGEMWMPRFRLAPPEAEMCGIERSGWREQAVRDVFAGLFAPLIVRLRRLTRVSPLILWENVAIYVYWVYERWLEDESLAPVADRLRDDFYFLVYDADGRLFGQKDNPLRRFWKGASGMQRTTCCLYVQTNGGTCCQTCPLKARQRQTG, encoded by the coding sequence ATGAGGTTAAGTGAAGAAGAAGTGAAAGCGTTGGAAACGTACCGTTTTTCGAGCGAAGCTGCTGATGTCTCGTCATCGATGTTGTTGGCCCGGCTGCTGAATGATGACGGGCAGCTCGCGAAGTATGTGGCGCACGTCCGCGCCGAGATGGGGGCGGCAAACGACGCGGTTGCCGCTTCGATGCTCGTTAAGCGCCTAAGCTTTTTGGCGCCGATGGCCTTATACGCCATGTCGGTGTGGAACAAGCGGCTTGTGCTCGATCCTGAGCGAATTTGGCTTGATACGGACGGCGAAGGGGAAATGTGGATGCCGCGCTTTCGCCTTGCGCCGCCGGAAGCGGAGATGTGCGGCATTGAGCGCAGCGGTTGGCGCGAGCAGGCCGTTCGCGACGTGTTCGCCGGCTTGTTCGCTCCGCTCATCGTCCGGTTGCGGCGCCTGACGCGTGTATCGCCGCTCATCTTATGGGAAAATGTCGCGATTTATGTGTACTGGGTATATGAACGTTGGCTTGAGGATGAGTCGCTTGCCCCGGTCGCCGACCGGCTGCGCGATGATTTTTATTTCCTTGTTTATGACGCAGACGGCCGCCTGTTTGGCCAAAAAGACAATCCGCTCCGTCGCTTTTGGAAAGGCGCGAGCGGCATGCAGCGGACAACGTGCTGCCTATACGTGCAAACCAACGGGGGGACATGCTGCCAAACGTGCCCACTCAAAGCCCGCCAGCGGCAAACCGGATGA